One window of bacterium genomic DNA carries:
- a CDS encoding DivIVA domain-containing protein, with translation MRIRASTIHEQTFSVSFRGFDPKEVDDFLEKVAQEIEHLNTEKEALETTLAKEKEDRLKLEEALSASRDLQKTIMDHSRREARVIEERARLEADRLISEARRVVEAYIRDIELLREKRISFLSGMAGMAEALREWMERQPSEPGPSTEEIERSAKMKELPEIPSEPPLVLPEEEYFPPPEPPRKSVEPFELEPAQSVYSQEAEEPESGFTVPEEPLMEPAPISSKEPSPKQSTTLFSLVEK, from the coding sequence ATGAGAATCCGCGCTTCTACCATACACGAGCAGACCTTCAGCGTGAGTTTCCGCGGTTTCGATCCCAAGGAAGTCGACGATTTTCTGGAGAAGGTCGCGCAGGAGATAGAGCACCTCAACACCGAGAAGGAAGCGCTCGAAACCACGCTGGCGAAGGAAAAGGAAGACCGCCTCAAGCTGGAAGAAGCCCTCTCCGCCTCCCGCGACCTCCAGAAGACGATCATGGATCACTCCCGGCGCGAGGCCCGCGTCATCGAGGAGCGCGCCCGTCTGGAAGCTGACAGGCTGATCAGCGAGGCGAGAAGAGTTGTTGAAGCCTACATACGCGACATAGAGCTTCTTCGCGAAAAGCGCATCTCCTTTCTCTCCGGCATGGCGGGGATGGCCGAAGCCCTCCGCGAATGGATGGAGCGCCAGCCCTCCGAGCCCGGCCCCTCCACCGAAGAGATCGAAAGGTCCGCGAAGATGAAGGAACTGCCTGAAATCCCCTCCGAGCCGCCCCTCGTGCTGCCGGAGGAAGAGTATTTTCCGCCTCCCGAGCCGCCCCGCAAGAGCGTGGAGCCCTTCGAGCTCGAACCGGCGCAGTCCGTCTATTCGCAGGAGGCCGAAGAGCCCGAAAGCGGCTTCACCGTGCCGGAAGAACCGCTCATGGAGCCCGCTCCCATCTCCTCCAAAGAGCCGAGCCCGAAGCAGTCCACGACCCTCTTCTCCCTCGTCGAAAAATAA
- a CDS encoding helix-turn-helix domain-containing protein gives MHLSVRDAARFLEVSEKTVYRWIRNDDIPFFLVNDQYRFNRMELLEWATARRIHISPEIFHEPSEVALPSAFSSLEAGGIFYRVGGADVPSALGEIVAHLRLPDEVDRVHLYKVLLAREELGSTGVGEGIAIPHVRSPIVLHVNRPLLTLCFLETPVDFKALDKKPVSTVFTIVSPTVRAHLHLLSHLSFCLRDEKLKKALREQFPVKEILEAFREAECALPGFACEGG, from the coding sequence ATGCATCTTTCGGTTCGGGACGCGGCCCGGTTTCTCGAAGTCTCTGAGAAGACGGTCTACCGGTGGATTCGGAACGATGATATCCCCTTCTTTCTGGTCAACGACCAGTACCGCTTCAACCGCATGGAGCTGCTGGAGTGGGCCACCGCCCGGCGAATCCACATCTCTCCCGAAATATTCCATGAGCCCTCGGAGGTCGCCCTTCCTTCCGCATTTTCGTCGCTTGAGGCTGGGGGAATCTTCTACCGCGTAGGCGGCGCCGACGTGCCCTCGGCGCTGGGCGAGATCGTCGCGCACCTTCGCCTTCCCGACGAGGTTGACCGCGTCCACCTTTACAAGGTCCTTCTGGCGCGGGAGGAGCTGGGCTCCACCGGCGTTGGGGAAGGGATTGCGATCCCGCACGTCCGAAGCCCCATAGTCCTTCACGTCAACCGCCCGCTTCTGACCCTGTGCTTTCTCGAAACTCCAGTGGATTTCAAGGCGCTGGACAAAAAACCCGTCAGCACCGTCTTTACGATAGTCAGTCCCACGGTGCGCGCCCACCTTCACCTCCTTTCGCACCTCTCCTTTTGCCTTCGCGACGAAAAGCTCAAAAAGGCCCTCAGGGAGCAGTTTCCGGTGAAGGAGATTCTCGAAGCTTTCAGGGAGGCGGAGTGCGCCCTGCCCGGTTTCGCCTGCGAGGGAGGCTGA
- a CDS encoding YggU family protein, producing the protein MTGGIPIGISRTFFEPDEVNRRKDEVCQQSVAVGYLSETPGGTIIEIWAKPRSSKTKIAGLHGNSLSVAISAPPVEGEANKELTGFFAKLLGVPKTSVELASGSTGRNKRLLVRNLSPSEIAKIIDSLV; encoded by the coding sequence ATGACCGGAGGAATACCGATAGGTATTTCGAGGACGTTTTTCGAGCCTGACGAAGTAAATCGGAGAAAAGACGAGGTTTGTCAGCAATCTGTGGCCGTAGGCTACCTTTCCGAGACCCCCGGCGGAACCATCATAGAGATCTGGGCGAAGCCCCGCTCCTCGAAGACGAAGATAGCGGGGCTTCACGGTAATTCTCTCTCGGTAGCGATCTCGGCTCCCCCCGTCGAAGGGGAGGCCAACAAGGAACTGACCGGTTTTTTCGCCAAACTCCTCGGAGTCCCCAAAACCTCCGTCGAACTCGCCTCCGGCTCCACCGGCAGAAACAAGCGCCTCCTGGTAAGGAACCTCTCTCCTTCAGAAATCGCAAAGATAATAGATTCTCTGGTTTAG
- the proC gene encoding pyrroline-5-carboxylate reductase, which produces MAALPKITIIGLGNMGEAILSGLLGCAAAEPSMITGVEADAGRGKELAAKYGIKVTQDIAEGCKNSPVVILAVKPKDAGRAVSVLAGTGSTLISICAGLTLGFFQEILGDSARIVRVMPNTPALIGEGASAYCPAPSATDGDCLVTETIFGAVGTVVRVSDEKLMDAVTGLSGSGPAYVFLFLEALADAGVAAGLDRATARALAAQTVKGSAAMAQSSPLHTGELKDRVCSPGGTTIEGVRTLEGTGFRSAVMEAVLAAVERSRALGG; this is translated from the coding sequence ATGGCGGCACTTCCGAAAATTACCATAATCGGCCTCGGCAACATGGGCGAAGCGATCCTCTCCGGACTCCTCGGCTGTGCAGCCGCAGAGCCCTCGATGATAACGGGCGTGGAGGCCGACGCGGGGCGCGGAAAAGAGCTGGCGGCGAAATACGGGATTAAAGTCACCCAAGACATAGCGGAAGGGTGCAAAAACTCCCCGGTGGTAATCCTCGCCGTAAAGCCCAAGGACGCGGGGAGGGCCGTCTCGGTCCTCGCCGGAACCGGCTCCACCCTCATATCCATCTGCGCAGGGCTCACCCTCGGCTTTTTTCAGGAAATCCTCGGCGACAGCGCCAGAATCGTCCGCGTAATGCCCAACACGCCTGCCCTTATCGGCGAGGGCGCTTCCGCCTACTGCCCCGCCCCCTCCGCCACCGACGGGGATTGCCTGGTGACCGAGACTATCTTCGGCGCGGTCGGCACGGTGGTGCGCGTGAGCGACGAAAAGCTGATGGACGCGGTGACCGGCCTTTCGGGCAGCGGCCCCGCCTACGTCTTCTTGTTTCTCGAAGCGCTGGCCGACGCCGGGGTCGCGGCGGGGCTGGACAGAGCCACCGCGAGGGCGCTGGCGGCGCAGACGGTAAAGGGCTCGGCGGCGATGGCCCAAAGCTCCCCCCTTCACACCGGCGAGCTCAAAGACCGGGTCTGCTCGCCCGGCGGCACCACCATAGAGGGCGTCCGCACCCTCGAAGGTACGGGCTTTCGCTCGGCGGTGATGGAAGCGGTGCTGGCGGCGGTTGAAAGATCCCGCGCCCTCGGAGGCTGA
- a CDS encoding ferritin codes for MLSERLLRAMNEQVAKEWYSAGLYKAMEAYCQQEEFPGFANWFKVQAQEELVHGEKFFRFISSVGDRAWVLGITEPRNDYSSLLEMAEYGLSHEKVVTASINNLMDIARQDNNHAAQIMLQWFITEQVEEESSFSLLVRKLKLVEGDGKGLLALDQELGARVFTPPAGFIV; via the coding sequence ATGCTCAGTGAAAGATTGCTTCGGGCGATGAACGAACAGGTAGCGAAAGAGTGGTATTCCGCCGGGCTTTACAAGGCGATGGAGGCTTACTGCCAGCAGGAGGAATTTCCCGGCTTCGCCAACTGGTTCAAGGTGCAGGCGCAGGAGGAGCTTGTCCACGGCGAGAAGTTCTTCCGCTTCATCAGCAGCGTCGGCGACAGGGCCTGGGTGCTGGGAATAACCGAACCCAGAAACGACTACTCCTCCCTCCTCGAAATGGCCGAGTACGGCCTCTCCCACGAGAAGGTCGTCACCGCCTCGATAAACAACCTGATGGATATCGCCAGACAGGACAACAATCACGCCGCGCAGATAATGCTCCAGTGGTTCATCACCGAGCAGGTAGAGGAAGAATCCAGCTTCAGCCTTCTTGTTCGCAAGCTAAAGCTCGTCGAGGGCGACGGCAAGGGGCTTCTCGCGCTAGATCAGGAGCTCGGAGCCCGCGTCTTCACTCCCCCGGCGGGCTTCATCGTCTGA
- a CDS encoding septum formation inhibitor Maf, whose translation MKRLVLASGSPRRRELLTTLAIPFTVAPSGADESIPAGVSPAEGAVLVAERKAVETAALFGPGDVVLAADTIVVVDGAVLGKPKDEEEARRMLSTLSGRAHEVITGVALFHGGKCRKISVSTEVFFRRLDLRIIEWYLSTKEPFDKAGGYGIQGYASSFVESIRGSCTNVVGLPLAETVTLLEEVGFSPWQTGQDK comes from the coding sequence ATGAAACGCCTCGTCCTCGCCTCCGGGAGCCCCCGCAGGCGCGAGCTTCTCACCACTCTTGCGATACCCTTCACCGTGGCGCCCTCCGGCGCCGACGAATCCATCCCCGCCGGTGTCTCCCCCGCCGAGGGCGCCGTCCTCGTGGCGGAGCGAAAAGCGGTTGAAACCGCGGCGCTGTTTGGCCCCGGCGACGTAGTCCTCGCCGCTGACACCATCGTCGTCGTGGACGGCGCGGTTCTCGGCAAGCCCAAAGACGAAGAAGAGGCGAGGCGGATGCTTTCGACCCTCTCCGGGCGCGCCCATGAGGTCATCACCGGAGTCGCCCTCTTTCACGGAGGAAAGTGCCGGAAAATTTCCGTTTCCACCGAGGTGTTTTTCCGCAGACTCGACCTTCGCATAATCGAGTGGTACCTTTCTACGAAAGAGCCCTTCGACAAGGCGGGAGGCTACGGCATTCAGGGATACGCCTCCTCCTTCGTAGAATCCATAAGGGGCTCTTGCACCAACGTAGTGGGCCTGCCTCTGGCGGAGACCGTAACCCTTCTTGAAGAGGTTGGTTTTTCGCCGTGGCAGACAGGGCAAGACAAGTGA
- a CDS encoding YggT family protein: MEVFGNLIIGLALVLDFGLGLYKWVVIASAVLSWVRPDPYAPVVRFIYSLTDPVIYWIRRRLPTVIGGLDLSPFVLILGIIAVQRFVLPAIVEWAKHL; the protein is encoded by the coding sequence ATGGAGGTTTTCGGCAACCTGATCATCGGCCTCGCGCTCGTTCTCGATTTCGGGCTGGGGCTTTACAAGTGGGTGGTCATCGCCTCGGCCGTGCTGAGCTGGGTGCGGCCGGACCCTTACGCGCCGGTGGTGCGTTTCATATACTCGCTGACCGACCCGGTGATATACTGGATACGCCGCCGCCTCCCGACCGTTATCGGCGGACTTGACCTTTCGCCTTTCGTGCTGATTTTGGGTATAATCGCCGTACAAAGATTCGTCCTGCCCGCCATCGTAGAGTGGGCAAAGCATTTATAG
- a CDS encoding polyprenyl synthetase family protein, protein MNEIVGLVADRMAEVEEEFDKNLESEISLIPVIGRHILSSGGKRMRPLFLLISAKLSGYDGPDAVPLAAIMEFIHTATLLHDDVVDNAQMRRGQEAANVIWGNAAAVLVGDFLFSKSFKLLTRHGSMEILRAVSSATTSIAEGEVLQLVKTCDLDITEDEYLRVVINKTAMLLSAPCEVGGLLGNIEKEQVDALRQFGMDIGVAFQIVDDCLDYIAEEAAFGKKIGTDLTEGKITIPLIHVLSCCSVEERQKIESIVNREEIIDGDLSFTLSLIKKYDAINVSKVKARDLVEKAKKRLRDNFPPSVYRDALEGLADYTVIRHI, encoded by the coding sequence ATAAACGAAATAGTAGGGCTGGTCGCGGACAGGATGGCCGAGGTCGAAGAGGAATTCGACAAGAACCTCGAATCCGAGATATCGCTGATACCCGTTATCGGAAGGCACATCCTTTCGAGCGGGGGCAAGCGCATGCGCCCTCTTTTCCTGCTCATCAGCGCGAAGCTTTCCGGCTACGACGGCCCCGACGCGGTGCCGCTGGCGGCGATAATGGAATTTATCCACACCGCGACCCTTCTTCACGACGACGTGGTGGACAACGCCCAGATGCGGCGCGGACAGGAAGCCGCAAACGTCATCTGGGGCAACGCCGCCGCGGTCCTCGTGGGCGACTTTCTCTTCAGCAAGTCCTTCAAGCTGCTCACCAGGCACGGCTCGATGGAGATACTGCGCGCCGTCTCCTCGGCTACCACCTCGATAGCCGAAGGAGAGGTGCTACAGCTGGTAAAGACCTGCGACCTCGACATAACCGAGGACGAATATCTCCGGGTAGTGATAAACAAGACGGCGATGCTGCTCTCGGCTCCCTGCGAGGTGGGAGGGCTTCTGGGCAACATCGAAAAAGAGCAGGTAGACGCCCTCCGGCAGTTCGGCATGGACATAGGCGTCGCCTTCCAGATCGTGGACGACTGCCTGGACTACATAGCGGAGGAGGCGGCCTTCGGAAAGAAGATAGGGACCGACCTCACCGAGGGGAAGATCACCATACCCCTTATCCACGTCCTCTCCTGCTGCTCCGTCGAAGAGCGCCAAAAGATCGAATCGATAGTCAACCGCGAGGAGATTATCGACGGCGATCTCTCCTTCACCCTCTCTCTCATCAAAAAGTACGACGCGATTAACGTCTCCAAGGTCAAGGCGAGGGATCTGGTCGAGAAGGCGAAGAAGAGGCTACGGGACAATTTCCCGCCTTCGGTCTACCGCGATGCTCTTGAGGGGTTGGCGGACTACACGGTTATCCGCCACATCTAG
- the def gene encoding peptide deformylase, whose translation MSILEIIQFPHPVLRNKAAEVEKIDDRIRELAANMVKTMYHAEGIGLAAPQVGVSERLIVVDLSCGEKEGELIVLVNPVLTKKEGEIALEEGCLSVPDLREKVTRADLIEVQGYDLEGKAVRIEGRELCAVAIQHEIDHLEGVLFFDHISRLKRSRYLSKRKKALECGDKG comes from the coding sequence ATGTCCATACTGGAGATAATACAGTTTCCCCACCCGGTCCTTCGGAACAAGGCCGCCGAGGTGGAGAAGATCGACGACAGAATAAGGGAGCTGGCGGCGAACATGGTGAAGACCATGTACCACGCCGAGGGCATCGGCCTCGCCGCGCCCCAGGTCGGGGTGAGCGAGCGGCTCATCGTCGTCGATCTCTCCTGCGGGGAAAAAGAGGGGGAGCTCATCGTTCTCGTCAACCCCGTGCTGACGAAAAAAGAGGGGGAGATAGCCCTTGAGGAAGGGTGCCTTTCCGTGCCCGACCTGCGCGAGAAAGTAACCCGGGCGGATCTTATCGAGGTTCAGGGTTACGACCTTGAGGGAAAGGCGGTCCGGATCGAGGGGCGCGAACTTTGCGCCGTCGCCATCCAGCACGAGATAGACCACCTGGAAGGGGTGCTCTTTTTCGACCACATAAGCCGCCTGAAGAGAAGCCGCTATCTGTCCAAGCGCAAAAAGGCGCTGGAATGCGGGGATAAAGGGTAA
- a CDS encoding carbonic anhydrase: MKKISIVGGALALFLSFGPAVALASEGAAGNPDESLAKLMEGNARYVKGAMTHPDANDARREEVAKGQHPFAIILGCSDSRVPPEVIFDQGLGDLFIIRTAGHVVDDVAIGSIEYAAEHLGSPLLVVLGHERCGAVKATVDGGEAPGHIESIVKAIKPAVEKAKGEEGDLVDNSVKENVELVREKLLESKPILAELVEKGKLKIVGARYDLDDGKVEILK; the protein is encoded by the coding sequence ATGAAAAAAATATCCATCGTAGGCGGAGCACTGGCTCTCTTTCTCTCTTTCGGGCCTGCCGTGGCGCTCGCCTCCGAGGGCGCGGCGGGCAATCCCGACGAATCACTCGCAAAGCTGATGGAAGGCAACGCGCGCTACGTGAAGGGGGCTATGACTCACCCCGACGCGAACGACGCCCGCAGGGAGGAAGTGGCCAAGGGACAGCACCCCTTCGCCATCATTCTGGGCTGCTCCGATTCCCGCGTGCCGCCGGAGGTAATCTTCGATCAGGGGCTGGGAGACCTTTTTATCATCCGCACGGCCGGACACGTCGTAGACGACGTCGCCATCGGCTCCATTGAATACGCAGCCGAGCACCTCGGCTCGCCCCTTCTCGTAGTTCTCGGCCACGAGCGCTGCGGCGCGGTAAAGGCCACGGTTGACGGCGGCGAGGCACCCGGCCACATCGAGAGCATAGTCAAGGCCATTAAACCGGCCGTCGAAAAGGCGAAGGGCGAAGAGGGCGATCTGGTCGACAACTCCGTCAAGGAGAACGTGGAACTGGTCAGGGAGAAGCTCCTCGAATCCAAGCCGATACTGGCGGAGCTGGTGGAGAAGGGGAAGCTGAAAATCGTCGGAGCTCGCTATGACCTGGATGATGGGAAGGTAGAAATTCTGAAGTAG
- a CDS encoding YggS family pyridoxal phosphate-dependent enzyme — MSVAGKVKEVLGAIKDAAESSGRDPATVRLVGVTKTKPPEKVMEGYEAGLRLFGESYIQEALPKMGALPSDIEWHMIGHLQSNKAKLAVGAFSLIHTLDRPSLAQELNRAALARGVRVKVLIQANLAGEVSKHGTDAEGAVTLAKRAFEWPGLEISGLMTIPPYEDDPEESRKHFRALRELRRRIDSLGLDGVKMEHLSMGMSNDFRVAVEEGATLVRVGSLIFGERGQEI; from the coding sequence GTGAGCGTCGCCGGTAAAGTGAAAGAAGTGCTGGGCGCCATAAAGGACGCGGCCGAAAGTTCGGGGCGCGACCCGGCAACCGTCCGCCTTGTCGGGGTGACGAAGACAAAGCCCCCCGAAAAGGTAATGGAAGGGTACGAGGCGGGGCTTCGCCTCTTCGGGGAGAGCTATATTCAGGAAGCGCTCCCGAAAATGGGCGCATTGCCCTCCGACATAGAGTGGCACATGATAGGGCACCTCCAGTCGAACAAGGCGAAGCTGGCGGTGGGGGCTTTTTCGCTGATACACACCCTCGACCGCCCCTCCCTCGCGCAGGAGTTGAACAGGGCGGCGCTGGCGAGGGGGGTGCGCGTAAAGGTCCTTATTCAGGCCAACCTCGCGGGGGAGGTCTCCAAGCACGGGACCGACGCGGAAGGGGCCGTCACTCTTGCGAAGCGGGCTTTCGAGTGGCCGGGGCTGGAGATTTCGGGACTGATGACGATACCGCCCTACGAAGACGACCCCGAAGAGTCCAGAAAACACTTCCGTGCGCTCCGGGAGCTTCGGCGCAGAATTGATTCCCTGGGCCTTGATGGGGTAAAAATGGAGCATCTCTCGATGGGGATGAGCAACGACTTTCGCGTGGCCGTCGAGGAGGGAGCGACTCTGGTTCGCGTCGGCTCCCTCATCTTCGGCGAACGCGGTCAGGAGATCTGA
- a CDS encoding methionyl-tRNA formyltransferase, which yields MEGSGPGPLVFFGTGEFSLPTLRLLKNFGEDITLLVTQPDRPKGRGRALSPTPAKSLALELGIPVYSPDKINTPEAVARIREISPEFLVVVDYGQILKKEILAAGRRGALNLHPSLLPRHRGPSPVAWTILCRDEFCGVTTMLMDEGMDSGPILEQWKTGLSPEVTAGALSAMLSTVGADLMADTIRQLREGTLTPVAQDESRATYSKLIDKSFQKADFSTNAAALAAKINALSPSPGCRGLLCGKVVKFLRAVAVEGSGAPGEVIKAGGLGFAVACREGAVLVSEILPEGRGAMSAGAFIRGGGVKIGDVFV from the coding sequence ATGGAGGGGAGCGGACCCGGCCCTCTGGTTTTTTTCGGAACCGGCGAGTTCTCACTCCCGACGCTTCGGCTCCTTAAAAATTTCGGCGAGGATATCACCCTTCTGGTAACCCAGCCCGACCGCCCGAAGGGTCGCGGCAGAGCCCTTTCCCCCACTCCCGCCAAGAGTCTGGCTCTGGAACTCGGAATACCCGTCTATTCCCCGGATAAAATCAATACTCCCGAGGCTGTGGCGCGGATCCGCGAAATCTCTCCCGAGTTTCTGGTCGTCGTCGATTACGGGCAGATTCTGAAGAAAGAGATACTCGCCGCCGGCCGCAGGGGTGCGCTCAATTTACACCCCAGCCTTCTTCCCCGCCATCGCGGCCCCTCTCCCGTGGCCTGGACGATCCTTTGCAGAGACGAATTTTGCGGCGTCACCACGATGCTCATGGACGAGGGGATGGACAGCGGCCCGATACTAGAGCAGTGGAAGACCGGGCTCAGCCCCGAGGTTACCGCCGGGGCGCTTTCGGCGATGCTCTCGACTGTGGGCGCGGACCTCATGGCGGACACGATACGCCAGCTCCGCGAGGGAACCCTTACGCCGGTGGCGCAGGACGAGTCAAGGGCCACTTACTCGAAGTTGATTGACAAATCCTTCCAGAAGGCGGATTTTTCGACGAATGCCGCCGCTCTGGCGGCGAAGATAAACGCCCTTTCCCCCTCGCCGGGGTGCAGGGGACTCCTCTGCGGCAAGGTCGTCAAATTTCTCCGCGCTGTAGCCGTCGAAGGGTCCGGAGCGCCGGGAGAGGTGATAAAGGCCGGGGGGTTGGGGTTCGCGGTGGCCTGCCGGGAGGGGGCGGTGCTGGTGAGCGAAATCCTTCCCGAGGGACGCGGCGCGATGTCCGCCGGTGCGTTTATCAGGGGCGGAGGGGTTAAGATTGGAGACGTATTTGTTTAG